The DNA region CGTCTCGCCGGGGCGCGGCAGGCGCTCGCCGCTTTCGTGGGCGCCGATGCCGACGACCTGGCCTTCGTCGCCAACGCCACGGGCGGCGTGAACACCGTGCTCCGGTCGCTCCGCTTCTCGCCCGGGGACGAGCTGCTCACCACCGACCACGCCTACAACGCCTGCCGGAACGCCCTCGACTTCGCCGCCGGTCGGGCCGGCGCCCGGGTGGTGGTGGCGGCGATCCCGTTCCCGCTCGCCGCGCCGGAGGCGGTCGTGGAGGCCGTGCTGGCGCGGATCACGCCGCGGACGCGCCTGGCCCTCGTCGATCACGTCACGAGCCCGACCGGCCTCGTCTTGCCCCTCGAGCGCCTGGTCGCCGCGCTCGCTGGGCGCGGGGTGGAGGTGCTGGTGGACGGGGCGCATGCCCCCGGCATGGTCCCGCTGGATCTCGGAGCTCTCGGCGCGACCTACTACAGCGGCAACTGCCACAAGTGGCTCTGCGCGCCGAAGGGCTCGGCCTTCCTCTGGGTGCGGCGCGATCGCCAGCCCGACATCCGCCCGCTCACCATCAGCCACGGGGCCAGCGCCACGCGGCCGGGGCGCTCGCGCTTCCGCCTGGAGTTCGACTGGACGGGGACGGACGATCCCACCGCGTGGCTCGCGGTGCCGCGAGCCATCGAGTACCTGGGCTCGCTGCTCCCGGGGGGCTGGCCCGCGCTCATGGCGCGAAACCGCGCGCTAGCGCTGGAGGCGCGGCGCCTCCTCTGCGCCGCGGTCGGCTCCGCGCCCCCCTGCCCCGACGAGATGGCGGGCGCGCTCGCCAGCATCATCCTGCCCGACGGCCCCACGACCGAGATCGGCTGGCGCCGTCCCGATCCTCTCCAGCGGCGGCTCTACGAGGGCTGGGGCATCGAGGTCCCGGTGATGAGCTGGCCCGCCGCGCCCCGCCGTCTCGTGCGCATCTCGGCGCAGCTCTACAACGGCCTTGCCGACTTCGAGCGGCTCGCCGAGGCCCTCCGCCGCGAGCTGGCCGCCGAGCGCGACGAGCGCGCCTCGCCGGGGAGAGGCTGAGCGCGGCGGCCGCCGGGCGGCTCAGCCGTAGACGAGCGAGATCGTCTCGGCCACCATGGCCGGGCGGGCGGTGCCCTCCACCTCCATCGTCAACTCGAGGATCATCCGCACCGCGCCGTCGGCCGTCGGCTCGGCCGCCAGGAGCTTGCCGCGCAGCCGCACGCGCGAGCCCGAGGGCACCGGGGCCGGGAAGCGCACCTTGTTGCAGCCGTAGTTGATGCCCCGGCGCCTCCCCGTCACCTCGATCAGCTGGGGCCGGAGGCGCGGGATCAGCGAGAGCGTGAGGTAGCCGTGGGCGATGGTCTTGCCCCCGGGCATCTCCCGCCTGGCCCGCTCCACGTCCACGTGGATCCACTGGTGGTCGCCCGTGGCCTCGGCGAAGCGGTCGATCATCTCCTGGGTCACGGTGAGCCACTCCGACTGGCCCAGCTCCTGCCCCACATGCGCGATGAGGTCCTACGGCGTCGCGAGAGCAAGCATCGTTTCCTCCGATCGGGTGGGATGGCCTCCGCGGGCCATTATCGCCGGAGTCGGTCGCCGGGCGCACGCTTCGCCGGCCCTGACTCGACCCAGGCGTCCGCGCCCCTGTCCTCGGCGCATCCCGCTGTCGGCACCATGGTCGTGAGGCAGCCGGCTGATGTCTTCGGGGGGCCCAGGAGCGCGACCGTGGAGCGGGGTCGGCCGAGGTCACCCTGAGGCGGCTCGGATCTCCGGGATGGACCTCGGGGGCCCCGCTGCCCCTGAAGCAAACACCTCATTGTGCTGGCCTGACCTTCAGGCCTAGATGTGAGAGGCCCGGTCGGCGGGGCAAGGCCAGGGCAACCGCGAGGAGACAGGATGGCGCAGAGGACTGTGGAGGCGCAGCGGGGAGGACCGCGGGATCTCCAGGCCCGCGTGCTGGAGACCGGCCTCTGCACCGCCTGCGGGGCCTGTCTCGGTCACTGCCCGTATCTGAAGACGCTCGGGGAGCGCGTGGCCTTCATCCACCCCTGCCCGCTCCCGGAGGGGCGCTGCTTCGAGGTCTGCCCCCGCGCCGCGCTGGACCCGGACCGGCTGGACGCGCAGCTGGCCGGCGCGGGGCCGGCCGACCCGCTCCTGGGCCCGCACCTGGCGCTCCACTTCGCCCGCGCGCTCGACCCCGAGGTGAAGCGGCGCGGCCAGTACGGCGGCGTGACGACGGCGCTCACCCTCTTCGCGCTGGGCGCGGGGGCCGCGGAGGCCGCGCTCCTCACCGGCGGCAGCCCCACCGCCGCGCCCCATCCCGTCGTGGCCCGCGACCGCGCGACCGCGCTCGCCGCGGCGGGCACCAAGTACTCCGCCTGCGCGACGCTGGCACCGCTGGCGCCGCTGCTCCGGGAGGGCAGCGCCCCCCTCGCGGTGGTGGGCCGGCCATGCCAGGTCGCCGCGCTCCGCAAGCTCGAGGCGCGCGGGGAGGGCGGCCACCGTCTTGCGCTCGTCATCGGCGTCTTCTGCTTCTGGGCGCTGACGCCGCCCTTCTACCGCTTCCTCGCCTCGCGGGCGGATCTCGCGCCCGCCACGAAGATGGACATCCCCAAGGAGGGCGGCGTGGTCTTCTCCGTGAACGGCGGCGCCGTCCGCATCCCCCTCGACCAGGTGCGCCCGTTCATCCGGCCGGCCTGCCAGTCCTGCTTCGACCCCACCGCCGAGTGGGCGGATCTCGCGGTGGGCTCCACCGAGTACGATCCGGACTGGAACACGCTCGTGGTGCGGACGGCGCGCGGCCAGGCGCTCGTGGACGGGGCGGTGGCGGCCGGCGCGCTCGAGGTCACGCCGTATCCGGCCGAACGGATCCCGATCCTGCGCGCGGCCGTGCGCGGCAAGAAGATCAGAGTGCTCGCGGCGCTCGAGGCCGGACGCGCCGAGGCCGCGTATCTCGAGATCTCCCCCGAGCGCCGCGCCGCGCTCCAGCCCGAGGCGGAGGGCGGAGCATGAGCCTTCAGGCCCTCCGCACGGCCGGCCCCGGCCGCACCGTCGTCCTGAGCGGCAACGAGGCCATCGCGCGCGGCGCCATGGAGGCCGGGCTCGCCTACGCGGCGGCCTATCCGGGCTCGCCCTCCTCGGAGGTCCTGGCGAGCCTGGCCGCGATGGCCCGCGAGCGGGGCTTCCACGCCGAGTGGTCCACCAACGAGAAGGTGGCCATGGAGGGCGCGGCCGCCGCCTCGTTCGCCGGGCTCCGCTCCATCACGATCATGAAGGCTGACGGGCTCAACGTCGCCATGGACTTCCTCACCAGCCTCGCCTACTCGGGCACGCGCGGCGGCATGGTCGTGGTGGTGTCGGACGACCCCGGGGCCCACTCGAGCACCAAGGAAGAGGACACCCGCTATCTCGTGCGCGCCAGCCACCTGCCGCTCGTCGAGCCGGCCACGGTAGACGAGGCCAAGGAGATGACGCGCTGGGCCTTCGAGCTGTCGGAGGAGGTGGGCCTGCCCGTGATGCTCCGGAGCGTGACGCGCATCGCGCATGCCCGGGGCAGCGTGGATCTGGGCGCGCTCCAGGCCCCGCCGCGGACGGCGCGCTACGATCCCGGCGCCCGCTACTTCACCACGAGCGCGCTTCACCCGCTGCTCCACCAGCGCGCCGAGAGCGCCCGCGAGCGCTTCGAGACCTCGCCCTTCAACAGCTATCAGGGCCCTGCCGACGCGCGCCGGCTCGTGATCGTGACGGGGCCGGGCTTCACGTACGCCGTCGAGGCCGTGGAGCTCCTGGGCGTCTCGGGTGAGGTCGGGGTGCTCAAGCTCGCGACGACGTGGCCCTTGCCCGAGCGGTTGCTCCTCTCTCATCTCGGGCACGCCCGCGAGGTGCTCTTCCTCGAGGAGATCGAGCCCTTCATGGAGACCGAGGTGAAGGCGCTCTGGGCGCAGCACGCCGCCTCCCTCGGCGCCATCGCCTTCCTGGGCAAGGCCTCGGGGCATGTGGCCGGCGCCGCGGGCCCGGCCATCGGCGAGCTGACGCCCGAGATCGTGATTCAAGCCGTCTCGGCGCTGGCGGGGCGCCCCTTCGAGCCCCGGGCGCCGGAGTTCCGCCGGAAGGTCGAGGAGACACGGCTGCCCGAGCTGCCGGCGCGCGCGCTGGCCTTCTGCGCGGGCTGCCCGCACCGCGCCTCGTACTGGGCCATCAAGGCCGCGCTGGAGCTCGACGGCCGCGACGGCGTGGTCCTCGGCGACATCGGCTGCTACACGCTTGGCTCCATGCAGACGGGGTACTTCACCGTCAAGACCGTGCACGCCATGGGCTCGTCGGTGGGGCTCGCCTCCGGCTTCGGAAAGCTGAGCGGCTTCGGCTTCGAGCAGCCGGTGGTGGCCGTGGTGGGCGACTCGACCTTCTATCACGCGGTGGTGCCGGCCCTCGTCAACGCCCGTTACAACGACTCCCGCCTGCTCCTCGCGGTGCTGGACAACTCGACGACGGCGATGACCGGGCATCAGCCGCATCCGGGGACAGGCCGGTCGGCCACGGGCGAGCCGGCGCCGCCGCTGCCCATCGAGAGCGTGGCCCGGTCGCTGGGGCTCGCGGTGGAGATCCAGGATCCGCTCCGGACCGAGGAGACCGTCGAGAGCGTCTACCGCCTGCTCCAGACCGACGGGGCGAAGGTCCTGATCCTCCGCAGCCCCTGCGCGCTCCTGCCCTGGGTGAAGCGGAGCCGCCGCGCCATGGTGGATCCCGAACGGTGCATCGGCGAGGCCTGCGGCTGCGCCCGACTCTGCAACCGCGTCTTCTCCTGCCCCGCGCTGGTCTGGGACAGCGCGCGCGGGCGGGCGCGCGTGGACGAGGTCCTCTGCGCCGGCTGCGGCGTCTGCGTGGATCTCTGCCCGCGCGAGGCCATCCGGCTCGACGCCGTCGCCTGAGGGAAAGGACGGAGGCATGCGGATCGACCCCCGGAAATGCGTGGCCTGCGGCAACTGCGTGGCGGTGTGCCCCATGGGCGCCATCGCCATCGACCCCGTGAGCCATCGGGCCGTCGTGGACGCGGACGAGTGCGTGGAGTGCTACAGCTGCTATCGCGGGATGTCGCGGGAGCATCTTCCCCCCGCCGTGGTGCGCGCCATCAGGGGCATCGCGCGCCTCGCCCGCTTCCGCTTCGACCCGGAGCCCGACGTCTGCCCCACGGGCGCCTTCACCGAGACGGAGCTCTCCTGGCCGCGCACGCTCCGCCGGGCCTTCTCGGACCCTGTCGTCCCCCACGAGTCCACGGGCCTCGCCGGCCGCGGCACCGAGGAGGTCAAGACCAACGACGTCACCGGCCGCGTGAGGCGCGGCGAGGCGGGCTTCACGGTGGAGTTCGGGCGGCCGGGCATCGGCGCGCGCTTCCGGGACATCGACCGCGTGACGCGCGCGCTGGCTGCCGCCGGGGCCCGTTTCGAGCAGGCCAATCCGGTCACCTCCCTGATGAGCGACCCCGCCGCCGGGCGGATCCGGGAGGACATCCTCGGCGAGAAGGTACTCTCGGCCATCGTGGAGCTGAAGACGCCGATGGCCAGCGTGCCGGAGATCCTGCGCGCTCTCCGCGCGGTCGCCGGCGGGGTGGAGACCGTGATCTGTCTCGGTGTTTCCGCGCGCTGCGACGCCGGCGGCGACACGGAGCTGGCCGAGGTGCTGCGGGCCGAGGGCTTCGCCTTCTGGCGCGGGAAGACCAATCTCGGCCTCGGGCGCCCGCTCTGGGGGGATGCGGCATGACCAACACGCTCCACCGCTACGGCAGCCCCGAGAGCCTCCGCGACGACTACGTCGTCTTCGCGATGTCGACCAGGGCCAATGCCGAGGGCTGCGTGCCCAGGCTCCGGGCCTTCCTCGAGATCGCGCAGAAGCACGGGCCCGTGAACCTCGGCACCGGGAAGCAGGGGGGCTTCCACCGGCCGTCGCCCCACCTCACGCCCCTGGTCCACTGGCGGCGGGACGGCGGGCTCACCGCCGCCGAGGTCATCGCGGGCGTGGACGCCCCGACCGTGGTCTGCGCCGTCTTCGAGGAGCTGGACCGCGTGCGCGCGTTCCTCGCCGAGCTACGCGAAAGGGACCTGGGCCTCTCCGTCAACGTCAGCGGGCTCACCGACGAGGCGCGGCGCGCCGCGGCGGCCGCCGGCCTGGTGCGCCACAGCGTGGAGTTCTCGCTGGGATTCTGCCTCGGGCAGACCGACCGGATGCCCGACCGCCGGACGCTCGAGCTGGCGACCATGTGCGGGCACGGCATGATCTCCTTCGGCCTCGTGGACAAGCTCGTTCTCCTCGTCAAGGAGGGGCGCCGGACGCCGGCGGAGGCCAGCCGCTGCCTGGCGCGCTTCTGCTCCTGCGGGGTGTTCAACCTGGCGCGGGCCGAGCGGCTCCTCGAGGCTGCGCGCGCGGGACGATGAGCGCGCTCCGGTCGATCAACGTCGTCATCGCCGGCGTCGGGGGCCAGGGCAATGTCGTGGCCTCGGAGCTCCTGGCCTCGGCGCTGTCGGGCCACGGCTATCGCGTCAGCGTCGGCGAGACCTTCGGGGCCTCGCAGCGGGGCGGCTCGGTGATGAGCCACGTGCGCGCGGCCCGGGACGCCACGCCGGGGCCGCTGGTCCCGAAGGGGCTGGTGGACGTCATCGTCGCCTTCGAGCCGCTCGAGGCGCTCCGGATCCTCGCCGACTACGGCCGGGAGACGACGCGCGTGCTGGTCAACCCGCGTCCCGTCTACCCGCTGGCGGTCCAGGTCGGCGAGGCGAGGTACCCGGAGCCGGCCGAGCTCCTCGCCGCCCTCCGCCGGCTCGCCGCGGAGGTGCTCGTCGTCGAGAGCACCGAGCTGGCCCGCCAGGCGGGAGACATGCGGGCCCAGAACCTGGCCCTCCTCGGGGCGCTGGCCGGCTCGGGCTGGCTCCCGGTGGAGGCCGAGACCCTCGAGGCGCTCCTCGCCGAGCGCTTCCTCGACGAGGTCCTCCGCCTCAACCGTGCCGCCTTCCGCCTGGGCCTCGAAGCCGCGCGCGCCCTCGTCGCCCCCCGCTGAGCGGGAAGCGGTCCCGGCGCGATTGCGATCGGGCGATCGGCTGCGGGATGCCCTCGACCCGCGCGTGGGGTGACGGCCCGTCCCCCGGCGCCCCGCTCGGCTCCGTCGTCGGGAGCGCCAGGTACGACCGAGACCGTCGCTTGACCACGATCCCAACGGGGGCGCACCATGACTCGGGGCCCGCGGGCGAAGGCCCGGACGGCCCGACACGGCATCAGGAGAGAGATCATGGTCGAGCTCACGGCAGAACAGGAGGCGATCCGGCAGACCGTGAACAGGATCTGCCGCGAGCACCTCGCTCCCAGGGCCGCGGACATGGACAGGACCGGCGAGTTCCCCTGGGACATCCTCGCGGAGTTCGCGAACGCGGGCCTCACCAGCATGTTCTTCCCGGTGGAGTACGGAGGGCTGGGCAAGGACCTCGTCACCAGCACGATGGTGGTCGAGGAGATCTCGAAGTTCAACACGGCCACCGCCCACACCTTCACCGGCATCGCGAGCAGCCGGCTCCCCCTCCTGATCGCGGGGAGCGAGGAGCAGAAGCGACGCTACATGCCCAGGCTCATCCGCGAGACGGGGATCACCTGCCTGTCCATCACCGAGCCGAATGCGGGCTCCGACGTGGCAGGGATGGAGACGCGCGCGGAGCGGGACGGCGACAGCTACGTCCTGAACGGGCGCAAATGCTTCGCGACGAACGGCTCGGTGGCGGCGCTGTACTTCATCTTCGCGGTGACCCAGCCGGGGGCCGGGGCGCGCGGGATCTCCTGCTTCCTCGTGGAACGCGGAACGCCGGGCCTGACGTCCGGCCGGATCGAGGACAAGGTGGGGCTCAGGGCCTCGAACGTCTCCGAGCTGATCCTCGAGGACGTGCGCGTTCCCGCGGCGAACCGGATCGGCGCCGAGGGGGAAGGGTTCCGGATCTGCATGCTCGCCCTCGACAAGGCCCGGCTCGACGCCGCGGCCCTGGGCGTGGGGCTCGCCCAGGGCGCCCTCGACTACGCGGTCCGGTACGCCAAGTCTCGCGTGCAGTTCAACCAGCCGGTGGCCGACTTCCAGGGGATGCAGTTCCTCTTCGCCGATATGGCCACGAGCCTGGCAGCCGCCCGCGCGCTCACGTACCAGGCCGCGCGGCGGATGGAGCACGGGGACCCCGCCACCAGTCACTTCTGCGCCATGGCAAAGCTCTTCGCCTCGGACATGGCCATGAAGGTCACCGTGGACGCCGTCCAGGCGCTGGGCGGATACGGCGTGGTGAGAGATCATCCCGTGGAGCGGATGATGCGGGACGCGAAGATCCTCCAGATCTTCGACGGCACGAACCAGATCCAGCGGGTGATCATCGCGCGGGGCCTCCTCCGGTGAGGCGGCAGGGCTGGTGTTCAACTTCGCGAAGCACCGGCGCTGGAGCGCCAGCTCACTTTGCCTGCGACGTGTAGAATTGCACGAGCCCCAGGATGTCCTGCCAGACCAGCCGGCCGATCGGGCCCGAGCTGTATTGCGCCACCACGATGGTCTTGTCCGGCTTCACGACGAAGCCCGTGGACTGGAGAATCCCACGCCGCTCCTCGTAGAAGGCGCCCAGGGCGGCCGCGGTGTCCCGGACGGGCAGCCCGTAGCCGACGGGGAACGTGAGCGAGTGCTCGGCGACCGTCTCCTTGGCCTTCTCCAGGGGATCCGTGGAGGCGGCGACCACCGTGATCCCCGCCTCCTGGAGCTTGGCCTGGGCCCGCTCGAAAGCAGCCAACTGCTGCTTGCAGTACGGTCACCAGTGGGCGCGGTAGAGCAAGAGCACGCCCCAGCCCTCGCCGAAGCGGTCGGGTACCGTGATGCGCCCGTGCGCCACCGTCTCCATCGCCACCGTGGGGAGTCTCTCGCCGCTGTCCAGGAGCCTCGTGTCTGCTCTCGTCATTGTCCGCTCCTTCCTTCCCGGGTCACTGCCCGGGCCAACTGCCTGCGCATCAGCGAGCGCTTGCGGGCGGCTCTGCGCGCCCGCGCTACCCGGTCGACCGCGGATCGAAGTCCGGCTGGAGCTGGAGGGTATCAGCGATCTTGGTCACCGTATTGAAGAGCTGAACGACCTCGATGGCTTCGGTCAGCGCGCGGTCAGACAGCCCAAGCCGACGCGCTTCACGAAGGTGAAAGTCGACACCATAGTCCGACTTGCCGGTCATCGAGGCCGCCAGCGCGAGGACCTCCTTCATGCGACGGTCGAGGGCCCGGTCCGCGAAGGCCTCCCGCGTCGCGGCCCAGTACCCCTGGAGGAATCCGACGTCGCGCCCCATCCACCGGAACACCGCCGGGGGTCGATCCACGGCATAGAAGCCGACGATGTCATCGAACACCATCTTGAGCTCGGGAGAGGCGTCGGCTGGATCGGGGAGCGGGAGAACTGGCTGCCGTGCCGACGGAGAGAACTCCAGCGGGAGGCGGAGGCCATCGGCGACCGCGTTGAGCGCGTGGGTCACGCCGGCCACGTAGGCCACCTCGTACCAGATCCGATCGTCGGCCAGCCCTTGCAGCTTCCCGGCTGCGCTGTGTGCGACCAGTCAATACTCGCACACGTTGATGGCGCTCACCATGCTGGCGATGAGCTCCTTCTGGGCGCGCGTCAGAGCGCCATCGGCCATCGCGCGTCGGGAGGCGCGCCCGTAGGGCCGACCGAACTCGGGAACGGTCAGCAGCACACGGCTCATCTTGGGGACGAAGTCGATCTTGAACCACGCCTTCGTACCCTCGAAGACTTTCTGATCCTCCGCTGCCAGGTCGTGCGCTTCGGGGACTCGGACGATCTCCATGACATGCTCCTTGAAGGCTAGTCCTCGAGTTGGTCGAGGCTGCTGACGACGGCATCGGCGGCCACACCGAGTTCTTCCGCTGGTGCGCTCAGCCGATTACACCAGGCCACTCGGTAGCCGAACGCTTTCGCACCGACGACGTCCCAGGCGTTGGAAGACACGAACAAGAGCGCGCTCGCCGGAATGCTCAACGTCTCAGGCCCGAGCGCGTAGACTCGCGGCGACGGCTTGTAGGTCTTAACCTGGTCGACCGAGATGATGTGCTCCAGGCAATGGCCGAGCCCGCTCGACGCGACGGCCGCCGCGAGCATCCTCGGCGACCCGTTGGAGAGGATCGCGCGCGGCCGGCCCTCGAGACGCTCCAGTGCGGCCTTGACTTCGGGGAAGCACGCCAGGCTCAGATACGCCTCGATGAGCCGGCAGATCTGCGCTTCGCTCGTGGTGAGGCGAAGGCGGCGGATCGCGTACCGGAGGGCGGACTCGGTGACGGCCCAGAAGTCCTCGTAGCGGCCCATGAGCGCCCGGAGCCAGGTGTATTCGAGTTGCTTCTGGCGCCAGGTTGCCGACAGAGCCACCGGGTCGTCCGTCACCTCTCGTGCCGCATCGACCACCGAATGGACGTCGAACAGGGTCCCGTAGGCGTCGAACACGTACCCCCGGACGCGCGTTCCCATGAGACCGCCCTCGCTCCGAATCGTTGGTAGGTGTGACGACTGTGTTACGTGACGAGTTGGATCGCCTTCCGCCCGAGGCGCGTGATCAGCGCAGGATCGTTCTCGGCCGTTGCCACGAGTAAGATGCCTTCCATGTACGCCACGAGCGCCTGGGCGTTCATGGCCGGATCGATGCCGGGAAGATCGCCGGCCGCGATTGCCTCTCTGAGCGCTCCCTCGAAGTAGGATGCGATCGCTTGAAAGATCTGGCGCAGCTTCCGGCGGATCCGTTCATCCTGGCTGCTCATCTCTCCGGACAGGTTCCCGAACGGGCAACCCCGGACCTGCCCGGTCCGTTTTTTCGTCGCCGCCTGCACCTTGGCGAGCAGATCGAAGAACCGCCCGAGTCGCTGGATCGGAGGCAGATCGTCTCGGAAGGCTGGTTCCAGCACCAGTTCCGTGGTCTTCCGCCAGTGCCAGTCCAGCGCGGCGAGCGTGAGCGCATGTTTGGAGCGAAAGAAGTGGTAGAAGCTTCCTTTCTTGACCCCTGCTCGTTGGCACAGTGCCTCGACGCCCACGCTCGCGTAGCCCCGGGCATGCAGCAGGTCGGCGGCAGTCGCCACCAGCCTTTCGTTGGCGTCGCTCGTCCGTCCCATATAGATGACCAGTCAAGTATAGTCGGCCTCACCGGATTGTCAACTCCTTCTATGCGCGCAGCTACAGTAAGACCATGCCGGTCAGCATCATCATTCCCACGCTGAACGAAGAGGCGGAGCTCCCGGGCTTGCTCGGCTCGCTCGGGATGCTGAGCGGTCGGCCCGAGATCCTCTTCGTCGATGGCGGCAGCCGAGACGGGGGGCCCGCTCTCGTGCGCCAGGCAGGCTACTCCGCCGTCGACAGCCCCCCTGGTCGGGCCCTGCAGATGAACCTCGGGGCACACGTGACCCGGGGTGAGGTGCTGGTGTTTCTGCACGCCGATAGCCGCTTGCCAGCCGATAGCCTGCGCGCGATCGAAGCGGCCATGGGCGATCCCGCCGTCGTGGGCGGCCGCCTCGACCTCGTCTACGAGAGAGCGGAATGGCCGTACCCCTGGATCGCTCGGCTCGGCAACCTCCGCTCGCGGCTCACCAGGATCTTCACGGGAGATCAGACGATCTTCGTCCGGCGCGCGGCGTTCGACGCCGTGGGAGGGTATCCGGAGATTCCGCTCATGGAGGACATCGAGCTCTCTCGCCGGCTGAAGCGTCTCGGGCGGGTCGGCTGCCTGCGGGCGCCCGTCGTCGGCTCGACGCGGAAGTGGCGGCGCGAGGGGGTGTGGCGAACGATCGGCCTCATGTGGCTGCTCCGGTGCCTGTACGCGCTGGGCGTGTCGCCGGCGTCTCTTCACCGGCTCTACTACGGCCTCGATCCCGCGAAGCGGCCCCCGTCGACGCCGCCATGACCCCCGGCAGCGACCCGGACGCACCCGGCATCCATCGCCCGGGGGGGCCGCCCCGGCCCTCATCACGCGCCTCCCCGCCGTCGATCCCGCGCCCCCCGCCGGCCCGCAAGAAGGGCCATGAACCTCGGCTGGAAGATCAGGACCAGCACCCCGAGCAGGGTCAGCGTCCCCACCGTCCACAACAGCGCTTGGCCGGAGGACCCGCCAAGGTGGCCGAGATAGCTGTACACCAGCGTGGCCGGCACCATACCGACGGCCGTCGCCGTCAGGAAGCCGGCGAACGACATCGGCGTAAGCCCCGCCCCGTAGCTGACCACGTCGAAGGAGACCACCGGACTCAGCCGCCCGATAAGGACCGCATACGGGCCGAAGCGGGCGAAGAACGCGTCGCTCCACGCGAGAGCGCGGGGACTCACGAGCCGCCCGACCGCGGGGCGTCCGAGGATGCGACTCAGACCGAAACAGAGGGCGGCGGCGCCAAGCGCACTCCCCCACGAGAGCAGTCCGCCCCACCATGCGCCGAACATCAGCCCGTTGACATAGGTGATCGCGGAAGCGGGCAGCGGCGCGATGACCGCCTGGAGGACCATCAGCCCCCCGGAGACCAGGGGCGCCCAGGCGCCGAAGGAGAGCACGTAGACGCGGAGCCCCGCGATGTCGCCGTGAGCCAGAACCCGGACCGGCTCCGGCGGCTCGCCGCGGAGCGCGAGGACCAGCGCCACCACGCCGCCCGCGAGCGCCAGCGCGAGCAAGACCCCCCGCCGGCTATTCACGTGACCGGGTCATTCGAAGCGGTGCCTTCGCCAGGCCTAGCCCGGCGCGACGATGGCCCCCGGCTCGGTGGGCAGGCGGTGAAGAGCTGGACGGCGACGGCGAGGGCCACATCTCGCACGGCCGGCGCCTAGAACCGGCCCCGGGCCCGCTCCCGGGCCGGAAGGCTCTCGAGGCAGGTGGTCCACCAGCCCGTGCGGACGGTCTCGGCGAATTCTGGCGGGAGACCTTCGGCATCCATCTGGCGGGCAAGCGTCGAATGGTCGTACCGGACCGGCACGAACTCGACCTCCAGCTCGGCGTCCGCGGTGAGGAGCGCGTACCAGACCCGGGGCGAGCCATCGTTCTCCGGACGACCGATCGCGCCGACGTTGACCAGGTGCTGTCCCCCGGGCAGGGCACGGTGCCACTTGATGCCGGTGTGGGT from Candidatus Rokuibacteriota bacterium includes:
- a CDS encoding TVP38/TMEM64 family protein, yielding MNSRRGVLLALALAGGVVALVLALRGEPPEPVRVLAHGDIAGLRVYVLSFGAWAPLVSGGLMVLQAVIAPLPASAITYVNGLMFGAWWGGLLSWGSALGAAALCFGLSRILGRPAVGRLVSPRALAWSDAFFARFGPYAVLIGRLSPVVSFDVVSYGAGLTPMSFAGFLTATAVGMVPATLVYSYLGHLGGSSGQALLWTVGTLTLLGVLVLIFQPRFMALLAGRRGARDRRRGGA
- a CDS encoding haloacid dehalogenase type II, producing MGTRVRGYVFDAYGTLFDVHSVVDAAREVTDDPVALSATWRQKQLEYTWLRALMGRYEDFWAVTESALRYAIRRLRLTTSEAQICRLIEAYLSLACFPEVKAALERLEGRPRAILSNGSPRMLAAAVASSGLGHCLEHIISVDQVKTYKPSPRVYALGPETLSIPASALLFVSSNAWDVVGAKAFGYRVAWCNRLSAPAEELGVAADAVVSSLDQLED
- a CDS encoding TIGR04283 family arsenosugar biosynthesis glycosyltransferase — its product is MPVSIIIPTLNEEAELPGLLGSLGMLSGRPEILFVDGGSRDGGPALVRQAGYSAVDSPPGRALQMNLGAHVTRGEVLVFLHADSRLPADSLRAIEAAMGDPAVVGGRLDLVYERAEWPYPWIARLGNLRSRLTRIFTGDQTIFVRRAAFDAVGGYPEIPLMEDIELSRRLKRLGRVGCLRAPVVGSTRKWRREGVWRTIGLMWLLRCLYALGVSPASLHRLYYGLDPAKRPPSTPP
- a CDS encoding carboxymuconolactone decarboxylase family protein; protein product: MAYVAGVTHALNAVADGLRLPLEFSPSARQPVLPLPDPADASPELKMVFDDIVGFYAVDRPPAVFRWMGRDVGFLQGYWAATREAFADRALDRRMKEVLALAASMTGKSDYGVDFHLREARRLGLSDRALTEAIEVVQLFNTVTKIADTLQLQPDFDPRSTG
- a CDS encoding redoxin domain-containing protein gives rise to the protein MAAFERAQAKLQEAGITVVAASTDPLEKAKETVAEHSLTFPVGYGLPVRDTAAALGAFYEERRGILQSTGFVVKPDKTIVVAQYSSGPIGRLVWQDILGLVQFYTSQAK
- a CDS encoding TetR/AcrR family transcriptional regulator, whose amino-acid sequence is MATAADLLHARGYASVGVEALCQRAGVKKGSFYHFFRSKHALTLAALDWHWRKTTELVLEPAFRDDLPPIQRLGRFFDLLAKVQAATKKRTGQVRGCPFGNLSGEMSSQDERIRRKLRQIFQAIASYFEGALREAIAAGDLPGIDPAMNAQALVAYMEGILLVATAENDPALITRLGRKAIQLVT